In Legionella israelensis, the genomic window ATATTTGGCCTAATCTGTATCAGCATTGTACTTTATTGTCCTGGACTTTCGTATAGAAGTCTGAATATGTTGCTCTTTCTGTATGGTCTTTTCAGTGCTACAGAAATTCTGGTATTTATTATGGCAAAAGAAAACAGCGGGGCGAAACTATCGGGTACGGTTTTTGCTGCAACCAATATGATTGTCACGCTTGGCGGAGTGATTTTTCAGCCTTTGGTGGGCAAGCTTCTCGACATGTTCGGAGACAGTGAAATTGTTGCAGGAGAACATATTTATACAGTAGTGGATTATCAGCTTGCCTTGTCTATCCTTCCTATATCCTTGCTGTTGGTGACCATTCTGGGCTTTTTTCTTAAAGATTTAAACCAGATTGGGCAGGATTAACACTTTTGTTCTTCATTTGCACTTTAATTGCTACCTCAAGGTGTAAAAATCGCTAACACCTCCTTAACGGGATGTCGTTGACGAACATTACAACTGATGAAGCGGTTGACTAGAAAACTTTTGATGGTGGCCTTTTCATATTGCCTGCGGGTAAATTCAGTATCATGGTTTGAGATCATAACGGTAATTCCTTTCGTAGTGGCTTGCAGAGCCAGTTTGGCAAGCTCGATATGCTCCTGTTCGGTAAATTTTATTTTGGTATAAGAAGAAAATTTGGCACTGTCAGACAAAGGAACGTAAGGGGGATCACAATAAATTAAATCGCCTGGCTGAGCCAGTGCAAAGGTTTTGCGGAAATCATTTTGAATAAATTCCGCTGCTTGGCTTTTTTGATAAAAATATTCCATTTCCTTGCGAGGAAAATAAGGTTTATCGTAACGTCCGAAAGGAACATTGTATTTTCCCTGAGCGTTATAACGGCATAAGCCATTATAACCATGTCGATTGAGATAGAGAAATAACGCTGCTTTGAGTTTCGGATTTTCGCTTTGATTAAATTGCTCGCGATACTGATAATAACAATGTTCATTGTTGTTAGACTGGGAAAAGAAAGTCTGACAATAAGCAATAAAGGAATGACCTTCTTTTTGGATAAAACGAAAAAGCTGGACTAAATCAGGATTTGCCTCAGCAAGCAGATAAGATGAATAACGAGTATTAATAAAGACAGCGGCTGAACCGGTGAAAGGTTCAATGAGTCGGTTTGCAGAAGGAAATGAAGAAAGAATCTGTTCAAGACAATGGAATTTATTACCAGCCCATTTTAAAAAAGGTTTTACTTTACTCATAATTATTTTTACTTTCTTTGACCCTGTAGTATCACTTAATTCAGGACAAAAAACCATATTATTAACGACTGCAACTCTCTTATAGGCAAAAAAGATTGCTACTGAAGCAGACTAACGACTATAAGTTATTTTTTCCTGACAATTTTATCAGCTGTTATCTCTGCGCAGGCGGAGATCTATTTTTTGTTATGGGGTCATGGTCTATACGAGAGTTGTGCCGACATCACAAGGCAAGATTACTCCAAAATGGATTTAATGCACTATCCTCAGTTTCCGCCACAAATGCTTATCAATTAAATTAATTGTCTATAATTAAACTAATTTAATTAATTAGTATACATAAAATGATTGAAGAAGAAGATCTTTTTAACAGCATACATGCTGTTAATGTATCTGACGATGAATTCATAGGTCTATTTGCTGAAAATGGGAATCTTTTAAAGCGTGGATTTAAAGCAGTTAAGGGTGAGATATTTGCTCCAGATTCCAACTGGACAGATATAAAACAAACTTCCTTAGGAGATTGTTATTTTCTGGTAGCCTTGCAATCAGTCATGTTGCGTAATCCTGAGCTAGTAAGAGATATGATAAGAGACAATGGCCATAATACTGTGAGCGTACGTTTTTATAGAAAATCAGATTTTAGTGAATCTTACCAGCCCTGGATTATCACCATCGATAAGACCATATATGAGCTACCCATTATTTCTGACTATGGCCATAGAGAAGCCTGGGTATTTTTATTTGAAAAAGCTTACGCTGTGTTTCGACAATTCCTTAACTTGGAAAAATACTATGGCCGAAGTTATAGCGAGACGATTTCCGGAGGTTATGGTCATGAGGCATTGGAACATTTACTAGGCTGCTCAAGCTCATATGAAAACATCCATAGCCCTTTTCTTCGTATGTTAAGAGCATTGGAGCCTTTTATCAAAAATGAAATGCTAATTGATCTTGACAAAGAATGCATGCTTTCACAGCCGCAAGTCAAAAAAAATATATTCGGTATGGAGGTTAAGTTAACAAAAAAAGAAAAACGAGCCCAGGCAAAGGAGGCGTTTGATAGACTTGCCCCTACGTTTTTTGCAAATATGGAAATAGTAAGTGAAGCACATTACAAACAGGTAATTAAAGATATCACGGCCTTTTT contains:
- a CDS encoding Dam family site-specific DNA-(adenine-N6)-methyltransferase; its protein translation is MSKVKPFLKWAGNKFHCLEQILSSFPSANRLIEPFTGSAAVFINTRYSSYLLAEANPDLVQLFRFIQKEGHSFIAYCQTFFSQSNNNEHCYYQYREQFNQSENPKLKAALFLYLNRHGYNGLCRYNAQGKYNVPFGRYDKPYFPRKEMEYFYQKSQAAEFIQNDFRKTFALAQPGDLIYCDPPYVPLSDSAKFSSYTKIKFTEQEHIELAKLALQATTKGITVMISNHDTEFTRRQYEKATIKSFLVNRFISCNVRQRHPVKEVLAIFTP